A window of Polypterus senegalus isolate Bchr_013 chromosome 14, ASM1683550v1, whole genome shotgun sequence contains these coding sequences:
- the adtrp1 gene encoding androgen dependent TFPI regulating protein 1 gives MAASTGRINGPGVVVIHIVLFGWYVFTVWRNCSVTITAKHPGAKTYGGRWKYLTFINLILQTVYFGVCILADITQLWSSVFRHKESLVKVRDNFFALLAFPVGTFVVLSFWSIYAFNRELVYPTYLDSIIPQWLNHAMHTVILPLLLIELFTTHHRYPSRKKGILGLICFCCVYLIWIFWVRYASGIWVYPILSYLSPVGLVLFLVVAALGLAPLYLLGEYLNTCLWGVRKKKKH, from the exons ATGGCTGCGTCTACGGGCAGGATCAATGGGCCGGGAGTCGTTGTTATTCATATTGTCCTTTTCGGCTGGTACGTGTTCACTGTATGGAGGAACTGTTCCGTGACTATCACGGCCAAACACCCGGGCGCAAAGACATATGGGGGGCGCTGGAAGTACCTCACATTTATCAATCTG atCCTCCAGACAGTGTACTTTGGAGTATGTATATTGGCTGACATTACACAGTTGTGGTCTTCTGTGTTTAGGCACAAAGAGTCTCTAGTCAAAGTTAGAGACAACTTCTTTGCTTTGCTCGCCTTTCCTGTGGGTACA tttgtcGTCCTTTCATTCTGGTCGATTTATGCCTTTAATCGAGAACTGGTTTATCCCACCTACTTAGACAGCATCATTCCACAATGGCTCAATCATGCCATG CACACTGTGATTCTTCCACTGCTCCTTATTGAACTCTTCACTACACATCATCGGTATCCTAGCAGGAAGAAGGGTATCCTGGGACTGATTTGCTTCTGTTGTGTCTACTTGATTTG GATTTTTTGGGTCCGCTATGCCTCTGGAATCTGGGTGTACCCTATCTTGTCTTACCTTAGCCCTGTAGGACTGGTTCTTTTTTTAGTAGTTGCAGCTCTTGGTTTAGCACCCCTCTACCTTTTAGGAGAATACCTTAATACATGTCTATGGG GAGTccggaaaaagaaaaagcactAA